ATGGGAATGGGTACCTGCACACGTCCTTGCAATATTGCCTGTATTGGCCGGAATTTCCGGCTCGTATAAAACGACATGAATACTCACTGATCTTCACTCCTGTTTTCTTTCGCGAAAAGCCCTTCAGGCTGAATCGTCCGCAGGCTTTAAAGCCGCTGCAAACGCAAGAACCGTAATCGATTCGACATCTTTACCCACGATCTGATAGATCGGAATGTCCACACTCGTAGACGTAATCAGATCCTCTTTGTTTACAAAGGTATATTGAATCGAACTCTGCTCTCCAACAACCAGGCTCATCTTTCCGATATATTCGTCAAGTTCCATAATCTGATAGTCCGTCTCTCCTGATTCCACTGCCGGTGTTCTCGAAATCATATGATCTCTCAGTACCTGCAAGTTCAGCCCCTGGATATTCCGGTCCTGAACGAGCTCGACCTGCCCGTCATATTCATCTGATTCATAGATCATCACCAAGAGATCATCCTCGTAGTGTGTCTCAGAAAGCACCCAGTCATCAGGAATCGGATCTGCCTTTAAGACTTCAAAAGGCATCTCCCGCTGCGCCTGATTTAAGGTTGCTTCAGCCTGTGTACACGCTGCAAGGATAATGAGCAGCAGTAAACTATGAAGAAGGAGAACCGTCGCTTTCAATGATTTTTGCATATTACCACACAACTTTCCTCGACTAGACCGCACTGATACCTGTGTCAGAAAACGCCATATCTACTATATCACATTTTCAGATGAACGAAGTCTCAATTTTGTTTCAATTCCGTTTCAACGCTTCGTCACGGTCTTGAGGCCTTCGAGGTCAAGAAGCTTCTCCTTTTTGTCGAGTCCGCCACCATAACCGACGAGTGACCCGTTCGAGCCGATCACACGATGACATGGGATAATCAAAGGTACCGGATTCTGATTGTTTGCCCCGCCGATCGCACGAACCGCTTTCGGCGCACCGATTTCGACTGCGATGTCTTTATATGATTTCGTTTTCCCATATGGAATCTGGTTCACTTTTTCCCAGACCAGCTTTTGAAACGGCGTTCCTTTCATATCAAGCGCCACATCAAACGAAGTCCGCTCGCCATTGAAATACTCTTCAAGCTGCGTTTTGACCGCTGTCAGTTCATCCTCATTCCAGACGAGTTCATCACGGATCTGTCTTGTCCTCAATTTGCGCCGGACATGACAGATCGTATCTTTTGAACTGCCAAATTCAATATAGCATAATCCCTTTTCACTTTTAACAAGGGTCAGATCACCCAACGGACTGTTCATTACACTGTACATCAATGCACTATTTTTCGGCATCTGAAGCAAGTCCTCCTTTTTCGTGTTCCTGCTTTACTAGACGATTGGCAGTGGGCAAATGTTTCATGATATCGTGAATTTCTTCTTGTACAATCTCAGATTCGTCATGCGAGAGCTGATTGATCAAGCGTTCCCTGGCGGAAGCGCCCGCAATTTCTGCCAGCGCCCATGCCGCTGTGGCACGGATTTCCGGACGGGGATCCCCATGCAGCACTTTCTCAATTTCCGGAAGCGCCGATTCATCTTTGAAGTTGGCAAGGCCTATGAGCGCATTGCGCTGAATTGGCTTTTTCCCCCGCCAGGACCCGGCCATACTTCCGTACGTCTCCTTGAACTGCCGGTTCGACATTTGCAGGAGCGGGATCAGTTTCGGCTTCACCTTCTCCGGATCGGGCTGCATCTCTTTGTGATGATCCGTGTGCTTGCCTTTATTCTCCGGACAGACGGTCTGACACGTGTCACAGCCGTACAGGCGATTCCCGATTTTTTTGCGGAATTCTTTTGGCAATACACCTTTTGTCTGCGTCAGGTAGGCTATGCAGCGCTGCGCATTCAGTTGACCGCCCTGCACCAGGGCACCGGTTGGACAGGCATCGATGCAGGCTGTACACGACCCGCACTGGTCTTCAAGGGGCTGATCCGGTTCAAGGTCAACGGTCATGATCATCTCACCGAGATACACGTAAGAGCCGAATTCAGGAGTAATCACCGCGCAGTTCTTCGCACTCCAGCCAATCCCCGCCCGCTCAGCCACAGCCCGGTCCGACAGTGCGCCTGTATCAACCATCAGTGCCGTCCTGATATCCGGATCGCATGCCTGAACAAAGCGTTCAAGTTCCTGAAGCTTTCTCCGGAGCACATGATGATAATCTTCTCCCCAGGATGCCCTGCAAAAGATGCCTCGCCGTTCTCCTTTTACAGAGCGCGGCGGATTTTTCATCTTTGACGGATATGCCATGGCAATCGACACAATTGTCTTCGCCGCAGGCAACAGCCTCTCGGGTTCGGTCCGCTCTTCAAGCGTCCCTTCTTCAAAACCGGACGCATAGCCTGCATCACTGCTCCTCCTGAGCCGTTCTTTCAACGTCACGAACGGGTCTGCGGAGGCAAATCCGATTTTATCAATACCGATTTCCTTGCTGTATTCAATCATACGCTGTTTTAACATTTGTCTGTTCATCTTGATAATCACTCTCATTTTCTCATTCATCAAAAAAACAGTGCCTCCAAATCCTGCACCCAAGGCGTTATCCATCCTGTTGAGGGCCATTCATTCGAAACACTGCGACGGTCAGTTTTCTTTTGTATCAGTTATTCATACCTGCATCTTACTATACGTGAAAGGGAGCGTCAAACTGGTGCAAACGCTCCCATTATATGTTACGATCATAGGTGCAGGAAAAAAACCATTCACAGGAGGAACGATGATGACATTCGATTATACCGTATCAAGTGACAAACCAATCGAAACACTGCTGACTGATTTAGAGGCTTCCTTAAAAGACATTCAGTTTGGCGTTCTATGGCCGTTTAACGTAAAAGAAACGTTGCAAAACAAAGGCCAAGATTTCGATCAGGACTATTATATTTATGAAGTGTGCAATCCTCCGCTCGCAAAAAAGCTCCTCGACCGTTCCAATCTGGCAGGTGCCTTTCTCCCGTGTAAGCTTGTGATCTACGAGAGCGGCGACAAACGCTACATTACGCTGCCGAAACCGACAAAACAGTTTACCATGCTTGACGATCCGGAGATTCATCAGCTTGCAGAAGAAATTGAGGTAAAACTGATCGACGCCCTTCATAAAACCGTCTGATCAAATGACATACTATGACAAAACGCCAGACAACCCCCGCTGAATTCATGACGGGATTGCCTGGCGTTTTTTCGTTTTTTTGTTTATCAACCGTTCTCATCGGCCATATTCACATTATGATAGACCTGCTGGACGTCATCAAGCTCCTCAAGCGCGTCCACCAGTTTATCAAACTGCAGCTTCGCCTCGGGTTGCAAGGTCACTTCGGTCTGTGGCAGCATTTCAATTTCAGCGACGGAAAATGCGTTCACACCTGCATTGATCAAGGCCGACTGCACAGCATGAAATTCCTCCGGCTCCGTATAAAGAATGACCTGATCCTCTTCTTCAAGGATATCCCGAGCATCGAGATCTGCCTCCATCAGCCATTCCATGACGTCTTCCGAAGACACGCCCTGAACACCGATGATCGCTGTCTGATCAAACATGTAGGTGACCGAACCGCTTACGCCCATATTGCCTCCGTTCTTGCCAAAGGCTGCCCTGACTTCACTGGCAGTGCGGTTGACGTTGTTCGTCAAAGCCTCGACGATGATCATGGATCCGTCTGGCCCAAATCCCTCATAGCGGAGTTCATCAAAATTCTCTTCTCCGCCGCCTTTCGCTTTATCAATCGCCTTATCGATAATATGCTTGGGCACATTGTACGTCTTCGCCTGTTCAAGTACAAATTTCAGCTGCTGGTTCGCCTCGGGATCCGGCTCCCCCTGTTTGGCCACCTGATAAATTTTCCTTCCGAATTTCGCATAAATCCGGCTGACATTTTTATCTCTCGCAGCCTTTTTTTCTTTGATATTACTCCATTTCCGTCCCATTCTCTTCACCTCTTATCGATTTTCAACAAAATGTATTATACGCTACTTCGACAGAAAATGCCCGGTAATCCGGCAGTCAGCGGATCGTTTTGACGAATTTCCACTGTTGCTTCAACGG
This genomic window from [Bacillus] selenitireducens MLS10 contains:
- a CDS encoding methylated-DNA--[protein]-cysteine S-methyltransferase; protein product: MPKNSALMYSVMNSPLGDLTLVKSEKGLCYIEFGSSKDTICHVRRKLRTRQIRDELVWNEDELTAVKTQLEEYFNGERTSFDVALDMKGTPFQKLVWEKVNQIPYGKTKSYKDIAVEIGAPKAVRAIGGANNQNPVPLIIPCHRVIGSNGSLVGYGGGLDKKEKLLDLEGLKTVTKR
- the queG gene encoding tRNA epoxyqueuosine(34) reductase QueG, with the protein product MNRQMLKQRMIEYSKEIGIDKIGFASADPFVTLKERLRRSSDAGYASGFEEGTLEERTEPERLLPAAKTIVSIAMAYPSKMKNPPRSVKGERRGIFCRASWGEDYHHVLRRKLQELERFVQACDPDIRTALMVDTGALSDRAVAERAGIGWSAKNCAVITPEFGSYVYLGEMIMTVDLEPDQPLEDQCGSCTACIDACPTGALVQGGQLNAQRCIAYLTQTKGVLPKEFRKKIGNRLYGCDTCQTVCPENKGKHTDHHKEMQPDPEKVKPKLIPLLQMSNRQFKETYGSMAGSWRGKKPIQRNALIGLANFKDESALPEIEKVLHGDPRPEIRATAAWALAEIAGASARERLINQLSHDESEIVQEEIHDIMKHLPTANRLVKQEHEKGGLASDAEK
- a CDS encoding DUF302 domain-containing protein; translation: MMTFDYTVSSDKPIETLLTDLEASLKDIQFGVLWPFNVKETLQNKGQDFDQDYYIYEVCNPPLAKKLLDRSNLAGAFLPCKLVIYESGDKRYITLPKPTKQFTMLDDPEIHQLAEEIEVKLIDALHKTV
- a CDS encoding YebC/PmpR family DNA-binding transcriptional regulator; translation: MGRKWSNIKEKKAARDKNVSRIYAKFGRKIYQVAKQGEPDPEANQQLKFVLEQAKTYNVPKHIIDKAIDKAKGGGEENFDELRYEGFGPDGSMIIVEALTNNVNRTASEVRAAFGKNGGNMGVSGSVTYMFDQTAIIGVQGVSSEDVMEWLMEADLDARDILEEEDQVILYTEPEEFHAVQSALINAGVNAFSVAEIEMLPQTEVTLQPEAKLQFDKLVDALEELDDVQQVYHNVNMADENG